One window from the genome of Pseudonocardia hierapolitana encodes:
- a CDS encoding M16 family metallopeptidase has translation MTDVLVTPGAGAVAPAPGGVLRTELPGGLRVVTESVPGVRSVSLGIWIGIGSRDESPLQAGAAHYLEHLLFKGTHRRTAVEIAEQFDAVGGDLNAFTAKEHTCYYAHVLDTDLALAVDVLADVVTDATLAPPDVEIERGVVLEEIAMRDDDPEDLLGELFDEALFGDHPLGRPVIGSEYSIRRMSRDTLHEFWSGEYTTPRMVVAAAGNLVHAEVVELVSSALAAASARAGDAVPVPPRHPAPAQLAAGPRLVLRPDDTEQVHLMLGVPGLSRHDPRRSALTVLNTALGGGPSSRLFQQVREQRGLAYSVYSALSAYADAGSFSVYAGCAPERVDEVATVVRAVLAEVAADGLTPAELVRAQGNLRGGLVLGLEDTPSRMNRIGRSELDHGRQRTITESLDRISAVTIDDVAALAAELLAAPLTAAVVGPYAEEAELPASLRALE, from the coding sequence GTGACGGATGTCCTGGTGACGCCGGGGGCGGGGGCGGTCGCTCCCGCCCCCGGCGGCGTTCTGCGTACCGAACTGCCCGGTGGACTGCGCGTCGTCACCGAGTCGGTGCCGGGCGTGCGCTCGGTCTCGCTCGGGATCTGGATCGGCATCGGTTCGCGCGACGAGTCGCCGCTGCAGGCAGGAGCCGCCCACTACCTCGAGCACCTGCTGTTCAAGGGCACCCATCGGCGCACCGCAGTGGAGATCGCGGAGCAGTTCGACGCGGTCGGTGGTGACCTGAACGCGTTCACCGCCAAGGAGCACACCTGCTACTACGCGCACGTGCTCGACACCGACCTGGCGCTCGCGGTGGACGTGCTCGCCGACGTCGTCACCGACGCCACCCTGGCGCCGCCGGACGTCGAGATCGAGCGCGGGGTGGTGCTCGAGGAGATCGCCATGCGCGACGACGACCCCGAGGACCTGCTCGGGGAGCTGTTCGACGAGGCGCTGTTCGGCGACCACCCGCTGGGGCGGCCGGTGATCGGCTCCGAGTACTCGATCCGGCGGATGAGCCGCGACACGCTGCACGAGTTCTGGAGCGGTGAGTACACCACGCCGCGGATGGTGGTGGCCGCGGCAGGCAACCTGGTGCACGCCGAGGTCGTCGAGCTCGTGTCGAGCGCGCTGGCCGCCGCGTCCGCGCGGGCCGGGGACGCCGTGCCGGTGCCCCCGCGCCACCCGGCACCCGCGCAGCTGGCGGCCGGTCCACGCCTCGTGCTGCGGCCCGACGACACCGAGCAGGTGCACCTCATGCTCGGCGTGCCCGGCCTCTCGCGCCACGACCCGCGCCGCTCCGCGCTCACCGTGCTCAACACGGCTCTGGGCGGCGGGCCGAGCTCCCGGCTCTTCCAGCAGGTTCGCGAGCAGCGCGGGCTCGCGTACTCGGTCTACTCGGCGCTCTCGGCCTACGCCGACGCGGGGAGCTTCTCGGTGTACGCCGGGTGCGCTCCCGAGCGCGTCGACGAGGTCGCGACGGTCGTGCGGGCCGTCCTCGCCGAGGTGGCCGCCGACGGCCTCACCCCCGCCGAGCTCGTCCGCGCCCAGGGCAACCTGCGCGGCGGCCTCGTGCTGGGGCTGGAAGACACCCCGTCCCGGATGAACCGGATCGGGCGGTCCGAGCTCGACCACGGCCGCCAGCGCACGATCACCGAGAGCCTCGACCGCATCAGCGCCGTCACGATCGACGACGTGGCCGCGCTGGCGGCGGAGCTGCTCGCCGCGCCGTTGACGGCCGCGGTCGTCGGTCCTTACGCCGAGGAGGCCGAGCTGCCGGCATCGCTCCGGGCGCTCGAGTAA
- a CDS encoding polyribonucleotide nucleotidyltransferase: MTDPMDDVHETSAVIDNGSFGTRTVRFETGRLARQAAGSVVAYLDDETMLLSATTASKQPKEHFDFFPLTVDVEERMYAVGRIPGSFFRREGRPGTDAILTCRLIDRPLRPSFVDGLRNEIQIVVTVMSLDPQDPYDALAINAASASTQLAGLPFSGPIGGVRVALIDGQWVAFPQYEDLQRAVFDMVVAGRVVGDDVAIMMVEAEATTETVELVAGGAQAPTEDVVAAGLEAAKPFIRSLCIAQQQLADVAAKPTGNFPTYPAYQPDAYEAVEAAASDDLAAALTIAGKQEREAKLDEVKLQVLGSLGEKFEGREKELGAAFRSLNKKLVRQRILRDQIRIDGRGITDIRPLSAEVEVVPRAHGSALFERGETQIMGVTTLNMLRMEQQIDSLGPETHKRYLHHYNFPPYSTGETGRVGSPKRREIGHGALAERALLPVLPTREEFPYAIRQVSEALGSNGSTSMGSVCASTMSLLNAGVPLKAPVAGIAMGLVSDEVEGQTRYVALTDILGAEDAFGDMDFKVAGTSEFVTALQLDTKLDGIPSEVLAAALNQAKDARLTILEVIGEAIDRPDEMSQFAPRVTAIKVPVDKIGEVIGPKGKMINSITEQTGADISIEDDGTIYVGAADGPSAEQAIGMINAIANPQLPKVGERFLGTVVKTAAFGAFVSLVPGKDGLVHISKLGQGKRVGKVEDVVKVGDKIRVEVTDIDNRGKISLIPVSEESANGTAQAPDAGGAAENGAAAESGAAENDEAEAVSPS; encoded by the coding sequence ATGACCGACCCCATGGACGACGTGCACGAGACGAGTGCCGTCATCGACAACGGGAGCTTCGGCACCCGCACCGTCCGGTTCGAGACCGGGCGCCTCGCGCGCCAGGCCGCCGGATCCGTCGTCGCCTACCTCGACGACGAGACCATGCTGCTGTCCGCCACCACGGCGTCCAAGCAGCCCAAGGAGCACTTCGACTTCTTCCCGCTCACGGTGGACGTCGAGGAGCGGATGTACGCCGTCGGCCGCATCCCCGGCTCGTTCTTCCGCCGGGAGGGCCGTCCGGGCACCGACGCGATCCTCACCTGTCGGCTGATCGACCGGCCGCTGCGCCCGTCGTTCGTCGACGGCCTGCGCAACGAGATCCAGATCGTCGTCACGGTCATGTCGCTCGACCCGCAGGACCCCTACGACGCGCTGGCCATCAACGCAGCGTCGGCGTCCACCCAGCTGGCGGGCCTGCCGTTCAGCGGCCCGATCGGCGGCGTGCGCGTCGCTCTGATCGACGGGCAGTGGGTGGCGTTCCCGCAGTACGAGGACCTGCAGCGGGCCGTGTTCGACATGGTCGTCGCGGGCCGGGTCGTCGGCGACGATGTCGCGATCATGATGGTGGAGGCCGAGGCCACCACCGAGACCGTCGAGCTGGTCGCCGGCGGCGCGCAGGCACCCACCGAGGACGTCGTGGCGGCCGGGCTGGAGGCGGCGAAGCCGTTCATCCGCAGCCTGTGCATCGCCCAGCAGCAGCTGGCCGACGTCGCGGCGAAGCCCACCGGCAACTTCCCGACCTACCCCGCGTACCAGCCCGACGCCTACGAGGCCGTCGAGGCGGCCGCGAGCGACGACCTCGCCGCCGCGCTCACCATCGCGGGCAAGCAGGAGCGCGAGGCCAAGCTCGACGAGGTCAAGCTCCAGGTGCTCGGCTCGCTGGGTGAGAAGTTCGAGGGCCGCGAGAAGGAGCTGGGCGCCGCGTTCCGGTCGCTCAACAAGAAGCTCGTGCGCCAGCGCATCCTGCGCGACCAGATCCGCATCGACGGGCGCGGCATCACCGACATCCGGCCGCTGTCGGCCGAGGTCGAGGTCGTGCCGCGGGCCCACGGCTCGGCGCTGTTCGAGCGCGGCGAGACCCAGATCATGGGCGTCACCACGCTGAACATGCTGCGCATGGAGCAGCAGATCGACTCGCTCGGGCCGGAGACGCACAAGCGCTACCTGCACCACTACAACTTCCCGCCCTACTCGACCGGTGAGACCGGCCGCGTGGGCTCGCCCAAGCGCCGCGAGATCGGCCACGGCGCGCTCGCCGAGCGGGCGCTGCTGCCGGTGCTGCCCACCCGCGAGGAGTTCCCGTACGCCATCCGGCAGGTGTCGGAGGCGCTCGGGTCCAACGGCTCCACGTCGATGGGCTCGGTCTGCGCGTCCACGATGTCGCTGCTCAACGCCGGTGTGCCGCTCAAGGCGCCGGTCGCGGGCATCGCGATGGGCCTGGTGAGCGACGAGGTGGAGGGCCAGACCCGCTACGTCGCCCTCACCGACATCCTCGGTGCCGAGGACGCCTTCGGCGACATGGACTTCAAGGTCGCAGGCACGTCCGAGTTCGTCACGGCGCTGCAGCTGGACACCAAGCTCGACGGCATCCCGTCCGAGGTGCTGGCCGCCGCGCTGAACCAGGCCAAGGACGCCCGCCTGACGATCCTCGAGGTCATCGGCGAGGCGATCGACCGGCCCGACGAGATGAGCCAGTTCGCCCCGCGCGTCACGGCTATCAAGGTGCCGGTCGACAAGATCGGCGAGGTCATCGGCCCGAAGGGCAAGATGATCAACTCGATCACCGAGCAGACCGGTGCCGACATCTCCATCGAGGACGACGGCACGATCTACGTGGGCGCGGCCGACGGCCCGTCCGCCGAGCAGGCGATCGGCATGATCAACGCCATCGCCAACCCGCAGCTGCCCAAGGTCGGCGAGCGGTTCCTCGGCACGGTCGTCAAGACCGCGGCGTTCGGTGCCTTCGTCTCGCTGGTGCCCGGCAAGGACGGCCTCGTCCACATCTCGAAGCTCGGGCAGGGCAAGCGGGTCGGCAAGGTGGAGGACGTCGTCAAGGTCGGCGACAAGATCCGCGTCGAGGTCACCGACATCGACAACCGCGGCAAGATCAGCCTGATCCCGGTCAGCGAGGAGTCGGCCAACGGCACCGCGCAGGCGCCCGACGCCGGCGGCGCTGCGGAGAACGGCGCTGCGGCGGAGAGCGGCGCTGCCGAGAACGACGAGGCAGAGGCGGTTTCGCCGAGTTGA
- the rpsO gene encoding 30S ribosomal protein S15, producing the protein MALDAAQKKSILDTYGVHEGDTGSPEAQVALLTKRISDLTEHLKQHKHDHHSRRGLLLLVGRRRRLLKYLASVDVARYRSLIERLGLRR; encoded by the coding sequence GTGGCACTCGACGCCGCACAGAAGAAGAGCATCCTGGACACCTACGGTGTCCACGAGGGCGACACCGGTTCGCCCGAGGCGCAGGTCGCGCTGCTCACCAAGCGGATCAGCGACCTCACCGAGCACCTGAAGCAGCACAAGCACGACCACCACTCCCGCCGCGGCCTGCTGCTGCTGGTGGGCCGTCGCCGCAGGCTGCTGAAGTACCTCGCTTCGGTCGACGTCGCGCGCTACCGGTCGCTGATCGAGCGTCTCGGCCTCCGCCGCTGA
- a CDS encoding helix-turn-helix domain-containing protein translates to MADTGGDATSSWLIENQQRQRELYGAPLGERVRRLTGALGISQARLARTLGMSPAMLSQLVSARRVKIGDPAVLARMLLLDQRCHALRTPADRRAVDALLAEIAEARWHWNGQRPSGPRRNGPRTVGHPVQRTVIDGTAAAVLRGVSDPARLAAAAAALGPTFPELAEVLRQAASRPGA, encoded by the coding sequence ATGGCCGACACGGGCGGGGACGCGACGAGCTCCTGGCTCATCGAGAACCAGCAACGGCAGCGGGAGCTCTACGGGGCGCCGCTCGGTGAGCGGGTCCGCCGCCTCACCGGCGCACTCGGCATCTCCCAGGCCCGGCTCGCGCGCACGCTCGGCATGAGCCCGGCGATGCTCAGCCAGCTGGTGAGCGCGCGCCGGGTGAAGATCGGCGATCCCGCGGTGCTCGCCCGGATGCTGCTGCTCGACCAGCGCTGCCACGCGTTGCGCACCCCCGCCGACCGTCGAGCCGTCGACGCGCTGCTCGCCGAGATCGCCGAGGCCCGCTGGCACTGGAACGGGCAGCGGCCGAGCGGGCCGCGCAGGAACGGGCCGCGCACGGTCGGTCACCCCGTGCAGCGGACCGTCATCGACGGCACGGCGGCCGCGGTGCTGCGGGGCGTGTCCGACCCCGCGCGCCTGGCCGCCGCTGCGGCCGCGCTCGGCCCCACCTTCCCGGAGCTCGCCGAGGTACTGAGGCAGGCGGCGAGTCGCCCAGGGGCCTGA